Proteins encoded in a region of the Capra hircus breed San Clemente chromosome 3, ASM170441v1, whole genome shotgun sequence genome:
- the LOC102168411 gene encoding protein argonaute-4, with amino-acid sequence MEALGPGPPASLFQPPRRPGLGTVGKPIRLLANHFQVQIPKIDVYHYDVDIKPEKRPRRVNREVVDTMVRHFKMQIFGDRQPGYDGKRNMYTAHPLPIGRDRVDMEVTLPGEGKDQTFKVSVQWVSVVSLQLLLEALAGHLNEVPDDSVQALDVITRHLPSMRYTPVGRSFFSPPEGYYHPLGGGREVWFGFHQSVRPAMWNMMLNIDVSATAFYRAQPIIEFMCEVLDIQNINEQTKPLTDSQRVKFTKEIRGLKVEVTHCGQMKRKYRVCNVTRRPASHQTFPLQLENGQAMECTVAQYFKQKYNLQLKYPHLPCLQVGQEQKHTYLPLEVCNIVAGQRCIKKLTDNQTSTMIKATARSAPDRQEEISRLVKSNSMVGGPDPYLKEFGIVVHNEMTELTGRVLPAPMLQYGGRNKTVATPNQGVWDMRGKQFYAGIEIKVWAVACFAPQKQCREDLLKSFTDQLRKISKDAGMPIQGQPCFCKYAQGADSVEPMFKHLKMTYVGLQLIVVILPGKTPVYAEVKRVGDTLLGMATQCVQVKNVVKTSPQTLSNLCLKINAKLGGINNVLVPHQRPSVFQQPVIFLGADVTHPPAGDGKKPSIAAVVGSMDGHPSRYCATVRVQTSRQEISQELLYSQEVIQDLTNMVRELLIQFYKSTRFKPTRIIYYRGGVSEGQMKQVAWPELIAIRKACISLEEDYRPGITYIVVQKRHHTRLFCADKTERVGKSGNVPAGTTVDSTITHPSEFDFYLCSHAGIQGTSRPSHYQVLWDDNCFTADELQLLTYQLCHTYVRCTRSVSIPAPAYYARLVAFRARYHLVDKDHDSAEGSHVSGQSNGRDPQALAKAVQIHHDTQHTMYFA; translated from the exons GGaggtagtagatacaatggtgcGGCACTTCAAGATGCAAATATTTGGTGATCGGCAGCCTGGCTATGATGGCAAAAGAAACATGTACACAGCACATCCACTGCCAATTGGACGGGATAGG GTTGATATGGAAGTGACCCTTCCAGGTGAGGGTAAAGACCAAACCTTTAAAGTGTCTGTTCAGTGGGTGTCAGTTGTGAGCCTTCAGTTACTTTTAGAAGCTTTGGCCGGACACTTGAATGAAgtcccagatgactcagttcaAGCACTTGATGTTATCACAAGACACCTTCCCTCCATGAG GTACACTCCAGTGGGTCGCTCCTTTTTCTCACCTCCTGAAGGTTACTACCACCctctgggagggggcagggaggtttGGTTTGGCTTTCATCAGTCTGTGAGACCCGCCATGTGGAATATGATGCTCAATATTGATG TATCTGCAACTGCTTTCTACCGGGCTCAGCCTATCATTGAGTTCATGTGTGAAGTTTTAGACATTCAGAACATCAATGAACAAACCAAACCTCTAACAGACTCCCAGCGTGTCAAGTTTACCAAAGAAATCAGAG gTCTGAAAGTTGAGGTGACCCATTGTGGACAGATGAAACGAAAATATCGAGTGTGTAATGTGACCAGACGGCCAGCCAGTCATCAAAC GTTTCCCTTACAGTTAGAAAATGGTCAAGCTATGGAGTGTACAGTAGCTCAATATTTTAAGCAAAAGTACAATCTGCAGCTGAAATACCCCCATCTTCCCTGTCTCCAAGTGGGACAAGAACAAAAGCATACATACTTGCCACTTGAG GTTTGTAATATAGTGGCAGGACAGCGATGTATAAAGAAGCTCACAGACAATCAGACTTCCACGATGATCAAGGCCACAGCAAGATCTGCTCCTGACCGACAAGAAGAAATCAGTAGACTG GTGAAGAGTAACAGCATGGTGGGTGGACCTGACCCATACCTTAAAGAATTTGGGATTGTTGTCCACAATGAAATGACAGAGCTCACAGGCAGGGTTCTTCCAGCACCAATGCTGCAGTACGGGGGCCGG aataaaacgGTAGCCACACCCAACCAGGGTGTCTGGGACATGCGAGGAAAGCAGTTTTATGCTGGCATTGAAATTAAAGTTTGGGCAGTTGCTTGTTTTGCGCCTCAGAAACAATGTAGGGAAGATTTACTAAA GAGTTTCACGGACCAGCTCCGTAAAATCTCTAAGGATGCAGGAATGCCCATCCAGGGTCAGCCATGTTTCTGCAAATACGCACAAGGTGCTGACAGCGTGGAGCCCATGTTTAAACACCTGAAAATGACATACGTGGGCCTGCAGCTTATAGTGGTTATCTTGCCTGGGAAGACGCCAGTATATG CGGAGGTGAAGCGTGTTGGAGATACACTTCTAGGAATGGCTACACAATGCGTCCAGGTAAAAAATGTAGTGAAGACCTCACCTCAAACCCTTTCCAACCTTTGCCTGAAGATAAACGCAAAGCTTGGAGGAATTAACAACGTGCTTGTACCTCATCAAAG GCCCTCAGTGTTTCAGCAGCCTGTCATCTTCCTGGGAGCAGATGTCACGCACCCCCCAGCAGGCGATGGGAAGAAGCCATCCATCGCGGCTGTGGTTGGCAGTATGGATGGCCACCCCAGCCGGTACTGTGCCACGGTTCGCGTGCAGACCTCTCGCCAGGAGATCTCCCAGGAGCTCCTCTATAGTCAGGAGGTAATCCAGGATCTTACCAACATGGTTCGAGAGCTGCTGATCCAGTTCTACAAATCCACACGCTTCAAACCTACCCGGATCATCTATTACCGTGGAGGGGTGTCTGAGGGACAGATGAAACAG GTAGCTTGGCCAGAACTAATAGCAATTCGAAAGGCATGTATTAGCTTGGAAGAAGATTACCGGCCAGGAATAACCTATATTGTGGTGCAGAAAAGACATCACACACGACTCTTCTGTGCAGATAAAACAGAAAGG gtagGGAAAAGTGGCAATGTACCAGCAGGCACTACTGTGGATAGCACCATCACACATCCATCCGAGTTTGACTTTTACCTCTGTAGTCATGCGGGAATTCAG ggaaccaGCCGTCCTTCACATTACCAGGTCTTGTGGGATGATAACTGCTTCACGGCAGATGAGCTCCAGTTGTTGACTTACCAGCTATGTCACACCTATGTGCGGTGCACACGCTCAGTCTCCATTCCAGCCCCTGCCTATTATGCCCGGCTTGTAGCCTTCAGGGCAAGGTATCATCTGGTGGATAAGGATCATGACAG tGCGGAAGGCAGTCATGTGTCAGGACAGAGCAATGGCCGAGATCCTCAGGCCTTGGCTAAAGCTGTGCAAATCCACCATGATACCCAGCACACCATGTATTTTGCCTGA